Within Natator depressus isolate rNatDep1 chromosome 6, rNatDep2.hap1, whole genome shotgun sequence, the genomic segment ccctcccccatttgaaagtccttctggtcaggtgccaactaggttgatggaactgattaaccctttacaggtaaaggagagattttatgctacccttagctgtatgtttatgacacgccccccaaatcagaGAGGTTGTTGGACAGCCtgttccacactggctgtgatttcttcctggagctcgaggagaaacagagttaataagacacatccACCTTTAGATATACTATTGATTATataaaaaacaatattttccacattttaaggacaattttaaccagttgattttgGGAACCTTTTATGgaagagtgcatcagccactttgttagaagctcctgcaATTAAattttggagagctaaactccaccaaagtttgttattgtccttgatggtatgaagccacttcagcgcagcatggttgatttgcaggtggaaacaccgtccccaaacatatgggcttAGCTTTTTCAGCGCGtacacaatggcgtaacattcctttttgaacctgtttctttgactttgggacaggccacttttggatagcatccactttggcctgtagggggctgatagttccttgacccacctggtgtccaaggtaagtcactctgtttaggcctatttgacacttcttagccttaacagttagtcctgcctcccttatgcgctcaaagactttttgtaggtgttccaggtgttctgcccaggaatccaaaaatatggtcACATCGTCAAGGTaagcgactgcatattctcccaatcccactaggagaccatctacaagtctttggaaggtggtgggtgcattccacagcccgaaagggagtacattaaattcatacagcccgacatgggtgatgaaggctgacctttccttggcggattcatctagcggtacctgccagtaccccttggttaagtccaaggtagagatgaactgggcccatcccagtttctctaatagttcatctgtgcgtggcattggatagttgtctgggcgagttacagcatttagcttacggtagtccacgcaaaaacgtatctccccatctggtttgggaactagaaccactggagatgcccatgcacttccagaggggtggattacacccatctgcagcatgtcctggatctcccggtctatagcagttttagcttgaggaggcacccggtaaggttggactttaattgggtgagcattacctgtgtcaatggagtggtatgcccgttcagtcaatcctggggtggctgagaacatcggcacgtagctagtgcacagctccttgatctgctgtcgctgcacatgcccaagggtcatggagaggttcacctcttccatgccaccagcactttccccttcgtagtagacaccttcaggccactcagcatcatctcctcctggggctgtaaactgacaaacctttaattctctggaataaaagggctttagagaattaacatggtacactttaggcttgaggtgggggatgctacgagatagttaacagctcccaggcgctcttggaccgtAAATGGCTcatcccacgatgcttccatctTATGGGCTTGGAgtgccttcaagaccatgacctggtcccctactttgaaggaacgctctctggcacaTTTATCATACCAAgctttttgctcttcctgagcatcttttaggttttctctagcaagggctaaagagtttcggagggtgttttgtaggttggttacaaagtccagaatgttagttccagGGGAAGgcataaacccctcccattgctgcttcatcAACTGTAATGGCCACTTAACCTCACAcccatacacaagttcaaatggtgaaaactcTAAACTGGGACTTGGCACAGCCCTGTAGGCaaaaagcaactgctgcaacactaggtcccagtcactggagtgctcatttacgaatttacttatcatggcccccaaagttccattaaacttctccaccatgccatttatTTGATggtggtggtaaggggtggctaCCAAGTAGTtaaccccatgagcttcccaaaggcttttcacGGTCCCTGCTaggaaattagttcctgaatccataaggatgtcggagggccaacctaccctggcaaaaatgtctgttaatgcctggcacacacttttagccctggtgtggCTTACAGCTTCTGCTtttggccatcgggtggcaaaatccatgaaagtcagtatgtactgcttccctcttgttgtctttttcagaaaaggacccagaatatccacagctcctcctgaaatggaacctcaatgatggggagtggccaGAGAAGGGCTTTGatctggtcttggggttttcccactctttggcacacctcacaagaccgagcataggtagaaacgtccttgcccattccctcccagtggaaggacttacccaaacggtctttggtcctgttcactcCAGCATGGCCATTAGGATGAtggtgggctaagctcaagagcttttcccagtacttagttggaactaccaactgtctctgggGATGCCaggcctcctggtgcccaccagaaagagtttccttgtataaaagtcctctttctacaacaaacctggatcgattagaagagctgagaggcggtgggtcaCTCtgtgccaccgtccaagctccGTTGAGTCTCTCATacacttcctgctctgcctggaactgttcccttgatgctggagacatcagttcctgactggattgtggacttgggcttggtccctctgcaagcgatgcaggtgatggggctgtttccgttgactgtgaactgctctctgcCAGTGCACTATGTTGTATTTCAGGCTCCAGTTGAACTTCTTGTGTAGGTTTATCTGCTTCTGCCAGTGCAGGCTCGGTGGTGCCCGTTGGAGTTGTAGAtggggttgcaagcgctggattcagtgctggctgCTCTGCCCATTCTGGTTCTGgttgggtctctgggactggatccactactgctgttgcaatCATTGGCAGGGGATCCAGTTCTACCACCTCAGTTTGGGGCTCTGATAACACAGACGGGGCCTTGTAtaaggctcaggaacagggataggtTTGGAGGGTCACTTAGCCTggggctgcaggtgaccattccaACCCTCTTGGCTCgcttcacatggttggccaagtcttcccccagcagcatggggatgggaaaatcgtcatagactgcaaaagtccacgttcctaaccagtccttgtactggacaggcaacttggctgtaggcaagtttaAAGAGTTTGAcgtgaagggttgaatcatcacctgggcctctgggttgatgaatttggggtccactaaggattagtggatagctgacacctgtgcttcAGTGTTCCTCCACGCAataaccttcttcccgcccacactcacaatTTCCCTTCACTtggagggtatctgggaggcatccaGGCCTGGGGACCTTTGGTGTGATTCTGGTGTAATCAACtgcaatctgttggggttcttggggcagttggtctttacatgccccagcttgtTACATTTGAAACATCActcagctgacgggtcactggggcgaggtgggttgctggagactgGTGGGGTGGGATGTAGCGGGGCAACGACTCAccggtgcagcgcctcctgctggtcatcttgggaattagctcttccagcccagagtgccctctgcaggctagtgtctcgcctgccactggTCCCGtgcccctcctggaccccagtgcctttaacttggggttctgccccagcagtccccacactctgggtctccccacccaggggaacccccaaccctctaaacccacctttcctcagtggctactgccagtcaccatctagcccttGCTCacaggggcagactgcagtctgtaaaccactcatcatcagcaagagggggttggaccagctgcctctgcctattcccaggctaccCCTCTGTAGCCCtagtacctttcctggcctttagcaaggcctgcagcctgtgggttttccaggctggagctccccagctcctctggaccttcccccagccctgccctatTCTAGGTGCCCTGctcaggtccttctctctcagaAGCTGGAGACGCCTACAGCTCCTGGCCCTCAACCCTCTTATAGaaccagctgtggcctgattggggtgtggccccagctgtggctgcttccctcaCTCAGCCTAACTTTTCCGAGCTGCAGCCCTCTctagggctgcttttactattggctcccacaggcagccctctccaagggctgttttaaccccttcagggccagagcaggtgaccaccccactacatgggaggataaggtgtttgggggtttccttgggatgtaggtggggccttgggctacCCCCAGTAgcagggtgtggtctgaggttgtcccttctggtctccgctccaactgcgaccagttttttctctctctgccacctccacccatttggctctgatctctcctgcctcaattacagttttgggcttcccatctaggatgtacctttctatttcctcaggaacaccctctaagaactgctccatttgcattaggaaagacagatcttccagagatttaacactggctcctgatatccaggcatcccaattttttacaatGAGGTAGGCACGTCGGGAAAAtgccacgtctggtttccaccatAGGGCTCTGAACCACTGACGGGCATGCTCAGGTTTTATCCCCATTCTAATTttggcctttttaaaaagaaattcgtAGCTGTTCATATTTTCTTTAGGCATTTCAactgccacctctgctaagggtccactgagctgcagcctcagctccaccatatactggtctgtagagatgctgtacccaaggcggGCCCTTTCGAAATTTTttaagaaggcctctgtatcatcgtctaccttgtaggtggggaatttTTTGGAATGGggagcggtacctggagaaggactgTTAGGGTTATCTGGTAGACCCAGCTTAGCCCTTTCCCGATCTAAGCGCTTCAGCTCTAACTCTGTCTCCAAGCATTTTGCCTCTGCCTCCAAGCATTTGgcctccttcctctcttccacttCCAACTCCAAGCCCTTTAAGGCCATTTCTCTTTCAtcttctttctgtctctcttcagCTTCCAATCTGGCTAATTCTAGTTTCTTTTGGACCTCACTTCCTGTCATCCTAGCCTTCCTGTGCTTAGCCTAACCTAACCCAAGAGTGTTACTACAGACATTTCACAGTGACATTCATCACCGGCATGGCATTAGCGCTCAGAAAAGACCTCGCTCCACACACGCTTCTAATGCAGGAATATCATAtgctgtaaaaagaacaggaggacttgtggcaccttagtgactaacaaatttattagagcataagctttcgtgggctacagcccacttcatcggatgcatagaatggaacatatagtaagaagatatatatatagatatatatatacatatacatacacacacacgagaGAACGAGAACgaggaagttgccatacaaactgtaagaggctaattaattcagatgagctattatcagcaggagaaaaaaaacttttgtagtgataatcaagatggcccatttagacagttgacaagaaggtgtgaggatacttaacatagggaaatagattcaatacgtgtaatgacccagccactcccagtctctagtcaaacccaagtcaatggtatctagtttgcatattaattcaagctcagcagtttcttgttggagtctgtttttgaagcttttctgttacaaaattgCAAGTTGATTaagttgcttatcacttgaggttcagccccCCTCACCACCCCATCTGTATAGCCCAGTAAATCTTCGCAAAGGATTCttctgaaaagtaaaacccagactAAGCATCTCTCACCTGCTAGGTGTAGACACCCGGCAGTGTTCTCCCCACTTGTGAGTGTGAGGTTTGCCTCCACCCCTTATTAGTTTGATGTGTCCGTGTGCTGCTTGTATGGAAATGGAGCTGAACACACCATCCTTTCTTTGGGAGAGACCTGTTTAACAACTCCCTTGACAAACCTGGTTTGAACTCCTTTTAGTGACCATTCCAGCATATGTCCATAACCCTTAATACCCCTTGCATATGTACATCACACAAGGATATGAATGATCAGCAATATATAAGTTTTcaaatcataaaatatcagggttggaagggacctcaggaggtcatctagtccaaccccctgctcaaagcaggaccaatccccaatttttgccccagatccctaaatgttcccctcaaggattgaactcacaaccctgggtttagcaggccaacgctcaaaacactgagctatccctcccccctcacaaGGAGCATTTTGCACAGAGATTGTTACAATAGAGTATAGGGTGTGAATACTAGGGTCTAGTGTCACAGGTGACATGGTCTATCTGCACCAAGGGTTAGAAAGGGCTGGTGTGGGATGGGGACCCAGTCTAGGAGGGGGTCACAGGGTCAGCCACAGAAGCACAGCTAGAAGGACCCTGGGGATTGTAAGAGGAGAACTGACACTGTTTGGAGTGACAGTGGTAGATGGATGGGGGCTGATCAGAGTGAAGTTCACCTCCGCGAAAGTCACACCAGGCATGTTCGTCTTGATCCACTCATTGTGGGCGTTGGGACGGTTGTAGACTCCAGGATAACCAGGGGCAACACTGACTACCCCATTCACTTTTATCGCCATTACCCAGCTCACAATCCCAGCAAGGTACCAGGTCCCGCCTTCTTCACACACCAGGGGTCCCCCAGAGTCACCctagagagagggaaagaaatagggttggaaagagtccagtctgCATCGTCCACAAGGGCAGTGCTGGATTCTCCCTCTCTCGATGGCTTCACATTCccactggctgcctttctgggagATGCTTTATCCAGACAAATTGTCTCTGGGCACAGTAATGGGGTAACCAGGTGCAATTGTTGGCTGGGTTATACATTAGGTCAGACTGAATGGGCTGATGGACCCTGCTGACTTTATACTCTACAGACACATCCTCAAGGCAAGAGGCATCTTGTCTAAACACTGGGGAATGAACTCAGGGTTCAGCCCTTCCATCCAAGCCCACTGTTTGGTGGGTGCCCCCAACACACAACACCAAACCAGCAGGGGCAATGGACCAGGAACAACAGGGCCCAGCAcaaagggggccctgatctttcTTGGGGTCTGGGTATTGCCCAGCAGAAAGGGGGAGGTCTTCCAATCTCAGTCAGAGAATCTCACCCAAGCAAATCCTTTATAGCCTTCCGGGTACTCAGCACAAATCATGTCATCTTTGATAGGGTTGTAATCTGAAGGCTCTTGTAATCCTTCTCGGTAGCAATCGTTGCAAATGGTGGAGTCTACGGTGAGCACCTCCAGCTCCTGCAGTGTCTCCGGTGGCTTATAAACCGCTGGAATAAAAGGCCTGAGAGCAGGGTGACTCGTGGCACATAATAAGCTGTCACATTAAGGATCTAGAAGAAGTTTCCAGCTCTGGaatgggagtggggtctagtaggCTAGAGTGGGGGCACAGGAGCCAAGACtcttgggttctctccccagctctgggaggggagtggggtctagtggattaGAGTGGATAGGGGGCAGGTGGCTAGTTTCACACGTTCTAAAGGCAACAACCCAGACATATAAAGGTATTTTAGGTGCTGCTCTGATTAGCTTTGCAGCCCCAAAcctgatttagaagcctaagttTAATTATAACCACTTGGGGGAAGATAGTCATAGGGATTCAGGCACTTATTGGCACAGGACGGAATGtagtgggattttgaaaatctCCAAGGCACCTACAAAAGATGGTGCTTTGGAACCTAAGTCTAACAGAgcgtcaatgggagttaggcgcctaaccTGCACAGCCACATTTGAATACCCTGTTCGGAGACCGTCTGCACCTTTAAGTGCCGAAAATGCAGGCCGGTAGGGTGCATTTGAAAATGctgagccttgtctacacacagtttgCCCTGGTTTGGTTCAATGGGTTTAAATTTCTGAGCAGAGGCTCCTGATTTCCAGGTCAGGCCGAAACACAAGGCCATGAAGAAGTAACTAGGTGTGTGATTGGATAGTGCTGGGTGCCAGCTGGCGGCCAACTCTGACACGGCTTCCTGCTGGTCTAGAACCGGCATCGGCAAATACACAGGTGCCAACTACCCCACGAGGAGTGGTTTGAAACCCATATTAGGACTCAGACACACCAAAACATGAACATCTCTTCTTTGTGCTAGGAATTGAATCCCCCATCCATCAAAtgatcatatttatttttaagaatgttTTTACGTTCCTCAATTTAAATGCTCAGTtttgcaaaattatgggttttaagcattttttaatttttattggcTTAAATTTTCCCAGTTGTGGACATTTATGGGAGGGGCTATTCAATAACTATTTAATGACAGTGGAGGTTGAGATTCAAAGAAtcaaagctttataaccattaaaacgcAAATGGTCAATATCCCATGTCAAAAAATggaaagtaaatatccttaaatcaaactcggagttctcaagcagcatttctcaTCTTTTGGCTAtgtgtaaattttgattatttccaatcaaaatacatttttgtcggtctgtgtgtgtacggtgaaatcAACATTGACTGACAACAATCCAGTCCTTCCAGGGCTGTGTATAATGGCACCTGTATAAATGTGCGGCTGTTAAACTGTGCAACCATATAATAGTACAATCGTACAACCATACCTGTATAACTATACAACTGTGTCACAGTACAACTGTGGCTGTTTAACCATGAGAACAGCCATATGgggtcagaccaaacgtccatctagcccagtatcctgtcttcccacagtgttTGGTGccattcagagggaatgaacacaacagggcaaTTTATGGAGTGATCCGTCCTGTCATCCAgacccagtttctggcagtcacaggtttagggacacccagagcatggggttgtgtccctgaccatcttggctaaaagccattgatggacctgtcctccatgagcttatcaagtttcagagtaacagccgtgttagtctgtattcgcaaaaagaaaaggaggacttgtggcaccttagagactaaccaatttatgtgagcataagctttcgtgagctacagctcacttcatcggatgcatactgtggaaagtatagaagatctttttatacacacaaagcatgaaaaaatgggtgtttaccactacaaaaggttttctctccccccaccccactctcctgctggtaatagcttatttgtTAAtagctggatttgtgctggaaatggcccagcttgattatcatacacattgtaaggagagtgatcactttagataagctattaccagcaggagagtggggtggggggagagaaaaccttttgactggtaaacacccattttttcatgctttgtgtgtataaaaagatcttctatactttccacagtatgcatccgatgaagtgagctgtagctcacgaaagcttatgctcaaataaattggctagtctctaaggtgccacagaaaagtctccttttctttttatgaacttATCAAGTTCTTCTTGGAACCCAATGTGCTTTTgaccctcacaacatcctctggcaccgagttccacaggttggctgtgcgttgtgtgaaaaactattttcttttgtttaagacTTCTGCCTATCAATTTCCTTGGGTcagccctagttcttgtgtcacacgaaggagtaaacaacacttccctgttcactttctccacaccagtcatgattttatagacctctgtcacaaCCTCATCTTATCCCTGTAATTGTGTGAATGTACAACCATACAACTGTGGCTATAAAACCATATAACTTTAAGAGTAGCTGTATAACCGTGCAACCATGTAACTCTTAGGCCATCTGTGTATATATGAGGCTGCTATCACCCAGCCTGTGACCTTCATCCAATGCTGgcctttcccctgcccttcccctctctAACAGCTACGAGTCTGCCTCACCTTGTGGGAGAGTGTTCCCCCAACCAGTCACCCAGCAGGGTTTCCCAGCGGGCACATGGACGGAGGCGTTAAGCAGGCACACGGGGCTGATGGAGGCCGTGAACGCAATCGGCTTCTCCAGCTCCACCAGGGCGATGTCGGCAAGGAAAGTGCTACTGTTGTAATTGGGATGGGGGATGATCCGCGTCACCGATGAGAACGACTCAGTTGGGGTCTCACTGACAATCCGGTTTTCACCCAGCTGCACCCCATATGCTGAAACGGCTACGGACCTGGATACAAGAAAATCTGATTGGGGAAGAACTGCACAGCAATGCCACACAGGCATGGCTTGCGCAGCGCTCAGATGAAGCTAGCTCTGGGGCAGGGTCGCTGGAGAACAGCCACACATAACACCACAGGGGGGATGGCTTCCTAAAGCAGACGTGCAGCCATCCCTGAGGTGGAGCAGCGGGGGATCAGCCACGCAGGAACACTGCACAACAGGAAGCCAGTAGAGAGGGAGTCCTTCCAGAGCAGCCGCGGTCACTGTCTCTGCCCTGCCTGGGGTACTCACAGATTGAAGCAATGAGCTGCTGACACCACCCAGCTCTCAGAGATGAGCGAACCGCCGCAGATGTGGAAGCCGTTCTGCTGCACGCTGACCTGCCAGGGCCAGGCCCCGTCCTTGGCATCTTCACCATTGAAGATGCGCCCTGAGACCGAACGCTTGCCACAGCCTGGGAAGAAAACAGGGAACCTGCATTATCCCCAGGCAAGGGAGCTAAAGTGGGGAGGGTGTAAATAATTATAAGTGTTACCTGATGATCAGAGAGCAACTcgttcccctcccagagccagggaaatAACCCAGGAGTCATGattcccagctctccccccccccaccccgccacacacacacacacacacacacttcaacccTCAGACCTCAGAGCAGATAATACTGGCATTTTGCTTTGGGCACTTTTCCTGCTCGATTCCAACTCCCACGAGCCCTGTGATACTTTTTGAGGTGACCCACAGTGTCTGGGttgcaccaccccctgctcccagcacgaGGGAGCCCTACCTGTGTCCACCAGGAAAAACTCTCCCAGCCGCCAGCTGCTGGAATTCCTGGCGTGTCGCAAGTCCTGCGCTATCCCTCTGCAGGCAGCAATTTACACACCCAACGCAGTTACACGCCAGTGCCCCGTCCCCTGTCTTCGGCACACCTGCCATGCACATGGATCCACTGCCTCTGTGGAAACGGCGCTCCCCAGTTCACTGCTTTCACCTTAGTTCTACCTTCTCCTTAGCACCTGGCATGTAGACGATGTGACAGAATATACCCATAtccactattgtaataatctttgcacAGAGTTTTCCTGGTGAAGTATTGTTTGAAAACTCATCATTTGCTGGTCATTAATGTCCTGCTAAAAGACATGCGGCCAGATTGCACGTGAAGTTATCAGATTCCCCTGTATGACGTTACTCATAtatgttccaagtctggggaCTGGCCGAACCagctcctcagagacaaagggcaagctgacccctcagccaggtgtcagcaACAGCAATGGGTCATTGCCTGCTcaatggccattctttggcaggaaaagggGCAGGGGTGAAAAATCTTCATCTTAGCAGAGAAAGAGTCTGGAGTTCCCATCCACACAGGCTGCCTCTTGCCCTGCTTCCCACTGGAATTGCTTCTTAAAAAAAAGGGACAGGACCATAAAAGGAAGGGGGCAGACACCTCCTGCTCGAACCCActaacccctcccagagccagggagagaacccaggagtcccggctcccagtccgccccctgctgggctcaggttggcagctccctgcagcctctctctgattggctgcttccccaacagcctctctaggcagcttggaggattCACCTCTACTGCTcatccctggggtggggtggggtaggacTGTGAGGCCTTCAGCAGGGCCTCCGGGCTTGGTACACCCGGTCACAGCATagtattcccttaaaggaataacagacttaataTGGTTGCActttccaggagagagctgggcagcacagaacgtacatttctgggggaaatctgGGGCTGGGGATATGTCGGGGTCACCCTATGGGACTCTTTAAGGCTGGTAATAGCCAGGGTGTGGCTGGGCGGCTggagcacacacacagacagagctgGGAGCAAACTGCAggttggaggctgtttgtgagcagtccagactggaggctacagcagcaaggcgTCATAATGGGCACCCCAGGTTATGGGGcaagggtgacacagctactcattagtctggactGTGCCCTGGGTATGTCACGGGCATGCCTACGACAAAACCAAAGTGAAGTTGTTTTAACCGGGGGTGAGGGAGAGATTCAAAATAAAGCCAAGGAACGTGAGGTTACAgatagaagaaaaacaaaacacagtctaCAACC encodes:
- the LOC141988475 gene encoding serine protease 27-like yields the protein MIMEHLCSLLAIALLATSLVQGAPVSQNQAGCGKRSVSGRIFNGEDAKDGAWPWQVSVQQNGFHICGGSLISESWVVSAAHCFNLSVAVSAYGVQLGENRIVSETPTESFSSVTRIIPHPNYNSSTFLADIALVELEKPIAFTASISPVCLLNASVHVPAGKPCWVTGWGNTLPQAVYKPPETLQELEVLTVDSTICNDCYREGLQEPSDYNPIKDDMICAEYPEGYKGFAWGDSGGPLVCEEGGTWYLAGIVSWVMAIKVNGVVSVAPGYPGVYNRPNAHNEWIKTNMPGVTFAEVNFTLISPHPSTTVTPNSVSSPLTIPRVLLAVLLWLTL